One Thamnophis elegans isolate rThaEle1 chromosome 2, rThaEle1.pri, whole genome shotgun sequence genomic window, TCTTCTAAATGGGATGGCTCTACTAATCCCATTAGTTCACAAAAGCTGTCTGTTACTCCCATTAATTTATATAGGTCCATATTAATTAGTGGGATGGAGAAACTGCATTATATATAGGTAGTATCTTCAATTCTAAGACTGTAACAGGCcaacatttttttatttgaaaatgtaaTTTAATTCTTAGCAGCACAATAAAAAAACAGTATGTTTATATTTCTAGGCTTTCTATTCTCCTGATTCTTCAGAGgaaaaatgggataaaaatcTTTGTTAGCAATTTTTTTACAAAGAAGACAGCAGCTAAGTTAGGCAAATTCCcagaaatattggaaaaaaaaatatcgaAATATTCAGAACATTCTGGAGTTCTGGGGAGGATATGGAAAACTCAAGATACCCCTGAAGAAGGGGGGGATGAAGTTATGACTGAAATTGCCAGCTGCATGGAGATCCGGGCCAGTGAAATCTTTCTGgataatagcagttagcaatagcagttagacttatataccgcttcatagggctttcagccctctctaagcggtttacagagtcagcatatcgcccccacagtctgggtcctcatttcacccacctcggaaggatggaaggctgagtcaaccttgagccggtgagatttgaaccgccgaactgcagatagcagtcagctgaagtggcctgcagtactgcactctaaccactgcgccacctcggctcttaaaggaGAGATCATGTGCCTgcccacctgtattctggacaaTGGCTCTTTATGAGTAGGTATCAGGAAGCAATATTTTTGTGATCTGCTCCTGTGTTGAGTGACTGGGAATGGGGGATAAGGTTCTATGAATCCTAATTTCTTAAtcattttggcatttttattgttttattcttttttaaatattcagaacCTCTGTAATAGCAAGTTTCATGGCATTCACTGGATTAATTTCCTTCAATCCTTTACAAAAAACCTTTAAGTATGGGTTTatggatttaattttaaaaaattaacagcgAAAAGGGGATTGGAGTTGATTTTAGAATTAGAAATTTTAAACTAGAGTTATATGGGGGAATGTTCATTAgctgtatttttaatttaatttggttACAGTGAAAATTGTTATGTTAtctttaataacttttattggatttttattgACTAAATTTGGATGAGATTTGGAAGCATTTGTTTAATGGTAGAAATTGAGATTTAAATGTAAAAGGAAGAAATTCAGGTGAGTTTATTAGATTGTAATACATTGGTTATTTTTGGTAATTCTTAATCGTTTTTTCCTGATTAGGATAGATGATgaggttttaaaaaattgtttatagAGAATGAGGTAAGACATGGGAGAAATATAtggtttgtatatttttattaggCATTATCCAAGACAgttattttattaagatttatgttGCAGTTGTGTGccacaacattggaaaagagaAATCTGGCTGTCAATACATTGAAGAGTATACAGCAATCAAAAATTGTACATTTACAGGAGATGTTTAATCAAATTCAACCAGGAGTGATTCTATTATATGCAACATATTGTACCACACAGTAAGGCAAGTTAAGGCACTAAGAATATagtttttgaagaaaaatataaagttttaaaaaataataataattcaaacataaatgagtaataatgtccaaaataaaatataaaaatattcaagTAGCAATCagatggggagagagaagagagaggagttgCTAGAATGtaattttacagtatttttaaaactCTTCTTAATTtggtttgtgttttctttttttccccaaaattcttttaaatatgtgtctttttcttttcGCCTCCATGTTTTacttaacaatattttaaaaaataataatagatttTTAGATTACATCCTTTTgaacaagaaataatattttagaaaaaaaccacattgcatttagatagatagaattctttattggcagtgtgagtgtgagtggacacacaaggaatttgtctggtggatatgctctccgtgtacataaaagacaagatatgtttgtcaagaatcataaggtacaaaacttaatagcaatagcaatagcagttagacttatataccacttcatagggctttcagccctccctaagcggtttacagagtcagcatatcgcccccacagtctgggtcctcatttcacccacctcggaaggatggaaggctgagtcaaccttgagccggtgagattagaaccgctgaactgcagataacagtcagctgaagtggcctgcagtactgcaccctaaccactgcgccacctcgaggTGTTAATGCTAGtcgtaggatacaaataagcaatcaggaaacaatcaatgtcaatataaatcgtaaggatacaagcttTTTTATGCTTTTGAAGATGATGTGAAAATTAtgctcttttaaaatatatggttCCATTTCAGTAAGAAGCAATCACATGTATTTACTTAATTTTGAGATTTCATATTTTTAGATATTTATGTTCTGTGTTCTCACACGAAAGTTGACACCTGGACAAAAAGTATAGACTTACAGTCAAATGACTTATGGTCCAGCATCTGAAAGACAACAAATGGCTCTAACTATTCATTGgtttaattaatatatatatatacatatatatgtttttttttatttatgctgataaataaataaagggagactagtatagatctatttcaagctatttagctctcatcagctagccatacccttactgggattcgaacctgtgctccaaatatatatatacacacacacacacacacacacacacacacacacacacacacatatatgtatatatatatatatatatatatatatatatatatatatatatatatatatatataaagattaatatCGATCAACTATGGAtcttctgttataattttgtgtattctttttctttttttctttagttaATTTAAAACCCTCTTTAAAAAGAGAGATGAAGAAAGTCATAAAAGTTACCTCTTAATCCCATTTTTAGGCAGGCTAGAGGAAGTTACAATTTAGCGTCAACAAAGGacgattttgtttttatttctttgctagtCAAATTTGTATAGCTGTCTATCTCACCAAAAGCAAATTTGGCTGACTTACAGCAATCAAATAGgacaacaaatataaaaaatgattAGATCACAAATTAATGTTACTTTTGTGCACTTGTCTGTTTCCATGCAGCATTCATGGTAGACTATAATTTAACCAAAGAAGAACGTTCCCAGCAGTCCGAAGCGTCAACAAGTCAAGCTCCCAATGTAGTGAGTGACCAATAAAACACTTTTCTTCACATTCAAAATGCATTTTATCTAGCACATGGCTCTCTTGTAGACACTCTGGATCACAAACTATAACACTCTAGATCACAATTAGATTGTAGCCTAAGATGTTGAACAAACTCATCCGTATCTAGAGCATATCAGATGAACTCAAAAGTCGGATTACTTTGGTAACCTATGGGTAAACAAATATTTCTAAGATTGAACACAGTCTATCATTATGTAATGAGATTCCAAGCAGTAAGGATCCCTGATTGTAATGGCAGTTGTCATGATTCAGGAAGAACGATATATGATGTCATTGCAGGATTCTAATGAAAGGGAATTTTCCAGGCAAGGCTACTTTTCCACAACAGAACAGAAGATAGGGCAAAAGATAAGAAACACTAGTATTTTTGCACCTTACCAGCCACAGTCAAATAGGACCAAAGTAGAATGTCATCCCTTAAACATTGTACCCAAACCTCGTCATCTCTCCTTAAATCCAGGAAggcatttcaaaatgtttttgacCACTTCCTTGTCTCCCAAGAACAGCAGTGCATACTGTCAATATCTCCATGCCTTTTCTCTTTTGTTAAAAGATGTTTTAAGAGAACAGGGAGGTTGAGATAAATGGGAAGTTCACagaaaactgaagagccagccaGCTGCTGAACATTTCTATGACATTGTCACTATGGTTTTCCCCAATAAAAAAAGAGATATTTTAATTAACTGTGAGTGTGCTTGTACAAGTTGAAATATATTGAGGAATCAGTGCCTAAATCCACTGGTGAAGCAAGAGAGGCAATCAGGTAGAAGAGAATGAACAAGGTTCAAACTATAATTCTATTAAGAATCTTGTTTAATTTAGAAATTTGAACTAAGGGGAGAGCAAGAAGTAGCACTCAATACCCAGAGTTATAAAGTTGTCATAGGTGTGCCTGGAAAGAGAGTTATTGGACAGTTATCTCTTATTATTCAGCATCCATATTCCTCTCACAATCTCCAAATAAGAGCACTCCATCTTTCTTTACAGAAAGAGAAACTGACTGTTCTAGATGAAAGCAGAGCAGAGAATATGGGAGTAGATACAAAATACACAGTATAAGTCTTTACATTCTGGGATCACTCAAGATAAGTACATTGTTAGTTACCTAACTAAGCTCCATGCAAAACATGATAATTCTGAGGTAACTTAAATTGGTGCACTTTTCTCTGATACTCCTGTCTTCCTGCTCCACCCTTGTAACAGGGGAGCTCCAGTCGGAGCCGCAGGTCTTCTGATGCTTCTGGAACTTCCCAGTCAAGTTACCGAAGTCCGAAAGATGCTCTACGCCATCGCATATTGCACTTGTCTGAATTGCTGAGGGTGGAGAAGGCCAATCGTGAGGAGAACCTCTCCACTTATGTGGAACTGGTAAGCAAAGCTGATCGGGACAAGGCACCTTCCATCCGTCAAGCATTTGAACGTATCAACCAACGCTCCTCAGCTAATATTGCTCATCTCGAACAGCGTCTGCAGGATTGCTTAGTCCAACTGAAGAAATTAGAGCAGAAGAATTTCCCACCTGCAGACAACAGTTCCTCTTCCCCGCCCCAAACTCTCAAGGTCAGTGTGGCCCATCCAGGGCCATATAACATACTCAGGTTCCGCCCTACAGAAGCTCCTCTAATAGAAGAAGGCTCCATCGCAAGTAGCGCAGAAAATGAACCTATCACAGAGGCAGCCTCAAAGCAGCACCTTGAAGAGGATGCCAAAAAGAAGCTTCATGAGCTGAAGAGCCAAATCATGGAGCTAAAGGACTATCACAAAGCCCTGGACAATCAGAGGAACATGTTAGAAGAAGCTTGGAAAGTTGATAAAAAGCAAATTATGGAAGTCCTACAGGAAGAAAAGTTAAGGTGGGCCTCCACATTCTTGAGAACAGTGGTTCCCAGTATTCAATTTTCTTGCCGTTGCAGACTTGATTGTCCCTGGTGTCCTGTTTCCTCCTGACACTCATTATCTTAGAACATCACAGCTTTGTCTTTAGTGACAAATCCACGATGTCTTTCCTGCATATGAAGCTCTTTGCCTCGTATGCCACACTCACACAAAAAAGCAcacagtttcccccccccttgtgtTACTAATGTGGTATCACAATACAGACCATAATTTGCCATATGTCTTCTGATCTTTTCCATGCTTTATTGGCATTACTCAGAAACGTCCTGCTTTTCTTGCAAGATGCAAAGGGCATAGCCACAACCTCCTTAGCCAGGAGGAATGTTGCAATATGTTTTTTATTGGGAAAAGATCCATCTTGTATGCAAAATGAAATATAGAGAAtgagaacattttaacaacaattAATCCCACTTGGGATATCTTCAGTGCCATTATTCCACATTTAGCGATGTGCTTTCAGAGCAAAGCAGAAATATGCTAGCACCGGGCTGGTTTCTTTGCTGGTATTTTCCATCCCATAATCCTCCAATCGGATTGGATTAGATTATAACTAAACTAGACTATTTAAAAGATTCCTTTCTAAAAAAGTGATGTCAGTGAATGAACCGATAATTCTTCATCTTTTTCtctaaaaaacaataaaataatgtaCCTACAGAATGAAATAAGAGACTAGACTGACGGCTGAGTTACCATTCCATTTGCTAGCGAATATCTCTGTTATTTCTGTTATGTAACCAAAAGGAAGTCAATCATTGCAAATGAAGACATTTGAGTTCATATTTAttatgtctatttttttttaccttcagaTAATTTCATTTAGATAAAAGAATATCTGGGAGAGAACTGTTCAGAAGCATATTTAGCATAATAATTCAGCCTACCAAATTGTTCATCTACTTCTTGCCACATCTTTGGCAGAACTAGTGCCTTTCTAGTTCCAATTACCACTGGGCTCCAAAAAGTATTTTTCAGTATTAGATTCCGTGCTTTGATGAACCCCGGAATGTttgatttcttttgttttcacATTCCCAAACCCAGATGGCACTGGATACTGTAATCCTGTCTCCACCCTTTTCCAAATCCAGGATGAGCATAGTCACCCATTTCTTGTACTGGAAGTGTCAAATCAGGAAGCAGAGCCAGCTCATCATAATCCATTTACAGCAATGCCTAAAGTGGTGACAGTAACAAGATCAGCCAGTTGGCTGAGAggtgtgggggagggagagaaaaatgacTTAGAACACAAGATCAGATTATAGAACCTCAATTAATGCCATCCTTCTTCAGGCACTATAACCTGGAAATACAAGTGAATGATGTAGTACAGCTAAATCTCAATGAAATCACCAACCTCAAACATGATCTGGCCTGCACTGAGGAGAAGATGGTGTATCAATCTTATGAGAGGTCCCGGGATGTCTGGGTAAGAGACTGCTTAACTAAATGCACGGGTGCTTTGCACAGTATTGCTCTGGTAGCAAAGAACAGGACATCGGAACAGGTTGCATATGGCTGGTTTGACAGAGTGcataaaaatggagcaaaagggggaaaaaagtactATCCCATCTTACTCAATAGGCTATGACAACTGTCTTTAGAGAGAGACCAGTGTGTTTTTGCAATAGGAAATGAAGGTTGCAACGATGTTAAGAGTGGTACAAGCACTGGCACAGTTGTTTTGTCTGCTGATAAGATCACCGTGAACCTGCTTTTGCATGTACTGCAACACCAGCATGTTAGCGTTAGTAGCACACCTCAGGGAGATCTGCAACAAAATATTGCATTAGGCCTTCCCCTTTTGTACAAGTCAGCATTCTATGACCAATGAGCATAGTATGAATTGGGCTGTTTTGGAGTCCCTTCAACTCAACATTTTCCCTCTAAAGCATTTCGTCTCTGTACATTTGTAAACCCTGGCAGCCTTCTGAACTTGTTGGCATCTGTCTTTCTTGTCCAGATAGCACCATTTGGGTTACCTAGGAGCCAGAAAACTGACCTTCCTCTTTGCAGATACAAATAGAGCCATCAGAGAATTAGAGCACATGAACGTGCAAATTGCAGGTGAAAAATAACACTGTGGAAATCCACCCGGGATTAACTAAATCAGTGTCTGGAAACGGGCTGGTCCTGTCCTGATCTCCTGTCTTTTCCTTGTCTTTGTGGTAGGAAGTGCTGGATTCCTACCAGACCCGGCTTGTCAAACTGGAACAGCAGCAGCAAGCCCAACAACAGGAGGCAATGGAGGTGCCCCAGGCCAGTATGTATAAGCTTTATGGACAGCTCATGAACCTTCTATTGACCATCGCTGCCATTATCCTGGTGTTTTTTTCAACAATTTCAGCCTTTATAGTTCCTCTTCTGCATACTCCTATGCGGGCCATGTCCACTCTCCTTGTCATCGTCCTCATAACTCTTGCATGGAATCACTTCTCTGACATTACTGAGTCAGACTGGAAAACGTGGCTTTCTTCATCCTGACAGTCAGACAACATTGGCACCCCTATTTCTGTACCTATGCTGCAGCTTCTCAACCATAtaactatttatttgtttattaaaatgaaataaaaaggagCCTGTCTTtctgttcttccttttctccttaatTGTTTCTCCAGCTAGGAAGAACTAAATGACAAAACTGCATGAAAAACAACTCCGCGTGACAATCCACCTCTAAATTCTAACATCCCAGATGAGCTGAAAAACAATGCAGGAAGGTTGAGGATTGGTATTCATGTTTGGTGTGGAGGTTCAATTTTTGGAGAAGAAGAGGGGaccgtgtgcatgcatgtatgttgtGTATATGAAAGCATGACTGAAGATGAAAGAAAGTAAATGAAATTTGATAGGTTTAAATCCTTCTTTACGCTATTCAGCCCACAATTGTTTTGGTACCTGAGACAGGAGATCCTATTGCATTCTAATAACAGAAAATATATCCTTCAGTGCTCTTCTCATCAGTTAAGGTTTGCACAAAAAAACTTCCCAAATATTCTATCTCATTGCTCAGATTTGTTTATCTCACACTTTTCTGCTGTCAGGGGTGACCCATACCTTTCAGTCTAAGCTACCAGTTTCACTCTGCTTGATTTCTACAGATATCCATtgtcaaaaattaaaattacattttgatATTTCTCTTTTTCCACTAATCCACAATCATTATACTGTCAGCGAAGGCAAATTCCCACATGCCTGGATACATTTCAAGCAATACACATTGTGGACAAAAGGTAGTGTTTTGCAACATCATTTGTAAGATACAAACTCAGCTTTTATACAGAAGGTAAACATTTTTGTACATCAATTTAGTCTGTCTCACTGCtgtaaggtttttaaaaataattttacccATTGCGTTTCTAGCTAAATATCCCATGGAACATGGGTGATTTTAATATCAAATACTATATACAGAGTGGGTCCTTTTGAGCCATGCCGAGGAGATGTACAGAGCTTTGGGATGGCCAAAGTGCTACGGCAAGTTCTCATTTATGATTTTTGCCAGAATTATGTTTCCTCTTAGGCATAGCTAGAAATCAGTATCTCCAAACCTCCTGAGGCACAGAAATTGCAGGGAACAACTTCATTCTCCAGCCTCCTTTCGATGGACTCCGTGCACCCACCCAAACACTTCATAAGGGGCAGAGCAAAAGATAATCAAAATAGAACTGATGTCTAGATTATCACATTATGTGGATACATCAATCTACCTACCCATTCATAGGAAGCGTCACCTTAAAGATGAGTGGATTctctatgaaaaaaaatatatgggatAGACTTGCTTCGCAAATGTCATACACTTTCCAAAGGATCCCCCTTTGTTCTGCCTCTTGCAGTCCGAAGGATaagtaaaatattaattaaagATACAATGATAGGGGATGAAAACAACAATCCCTGAAGTCCCAGGAAAATCTCAGACTGTTGGAATATTTGAATATAGAGGTATGAACTTTTCATTGCCACCCGCTAAACAATTCTGAAAGGAAAGCAGAAACACCTCCCTCTCCCTAGGCGGAACAGAAGCACCCAACCTGGGTCACAGTCTTAAGTCCAAGGAACGGGTTTGTGCAATAGCAGTCCGATATGTTAGATATGCATAGGGAATCCATATGCTgcggaaggaaggagaaattctCACTAGGGCCCTCCCGGGAGGCAGAACTGTCTTGATATCTATCAAGAAAGAGCTCTCATGCCGGTGATACCGAAGAGTTAGAGGCAGATGAGACTTCAGTGCGGGAAGTAGAAACTTCTGAACCATCGTCCACTTTCTTGCCAAAGAGCTGCATTATGCAATTACGGAACTGCCAGGAGATAGACAAATGTCATAAAAGCATTTACAAGTTCTATCCTTTCCCACCACATAACATAACACAATATCATCCCCAAATGATACaatccacacacaccccagttgCTTTCTGTTCATTACTTTTAATCTACCCACCTCTCTCAATTCAAATAATTTCTAGCTCTTCCGTTGGGGCCAGAGCAAGTTACCTGTCTGTTCATGAAGACATAGATAATTGGGTTGTAAATGGTGGCGCTTTTTGCAAAGAAGGCAGGTACGGAAGCCGTCAGGGGGTGAAAGGCATAGCCTGGATTGGCAGCAGCAAAACAGGCAAAAAATGTATATGGTCCCCAGCAGACAATATAGGCGATGATCATGACCACTACCATTCTTGACACTTCCTTCTCAGCCTTCTGTGTTGATTCTGACTCTTTCTGCTGGGCTGCAACCTatgtgggaaaagaaagaagtaaggtTAATAAGGTACATCTCAGATCCCTAGGCTGTGATTTGgaacaagagagagaaaggagtttACCATAGAAATTGGATTCAGATTAAATTTGTATATAGATATCCTGGTGTAAGCAGGCGTATGGAGAAAATGAACTAAGGAAAATTGGGAATCATTCCTGGCAAAGGCCTTATTAGGAAACTGAAATTAGCCAGAGGACTTTTATAGAAGTGGAGATCATGTTAGGGGAGCTAGCTAAGTAtatattgatagcaatagcaatagcagttagacttatataccacttcatagggctttcagccctctctaagcggtttacagagtcagcatattgcccccacactctgggtcctcatttcacccacctcggaaggatggaaggctgagtcaaccttgagccggtgagattagaacggctgaactgcagatagcagtcagctgaagtggcctgcagtactgcaccctaaccactgcgccacctcggtgagGAGATCTTATTTGTGCTGCAATGTGATTAAGGATTTTCAAGTACAGTGACAGAATTAGGGCTCCATTAACAAAAGGTTAATTCTCTATATCGTTCTCTGTCAGAGGCTTTATAGCAGTGATATTTTAATTTGGGAGAAAGTGTGCTTTATAAGGAAGAGAGATCCAATCACAagagacatgagggaggaatacaCGACACCTGTgatataatgcaatgtgtgtattTACCGCACGGATAGCCAACCACACTTGCAAGTAACAGATAATGATGACGCTCAGAGGAAATATACAACAGGTAGTCATCAGGACAATCATGTAAGACTGGACACCTGGATCTTCATTGCCACTGAATACATCTGGACCACATGATGTTTTCAGACCATGAGGCCAGTATCTGGTTGGGAGGAAAAGAAAGCCATTTTCACATTTGAGATTTGATTAATCTTTTGAGTCCCTCTTAGTATGTTTTACGTTTGTTCatataaaataaatcaagaaTTTCTGATGCCACACAACATTGACCAAGATAGAGTTGACATACGTATGACAAAGCAGTTTCACTCAGAATTGCTTGAGGCTTCAATCTAAATACCCTTGTAGACACATTCTTCCCCATCTCATAAAAATAAATGCCAAATGAAAGATTTAATGACTTGTAGATTAAAAAAGATCAACGATCCACATAACTAATTTctcattgaaagaaagaaagacaaatcaCTGATTCTTCCCTATCAACATTCTTGATGAAAGCTAGTCACTCTTTATGTAAACATATACATAATTGTTTTAGTTATATTGGAAAGCTGCTGGAAATGGTGAGAAGTCTAGTCTTAATGCATCTGAAGGACATCACCCTACTCCTTTGTTTCCAGCAATGTTGCTCTGTACCATCCCCTCCTTATACTTACCTACTCCAGCCAAAGATTGGTGGTGCTGTCCAGGTGCAAGCCCAGGCCCAGGAGAAGAAAATACCACCAAGAGccattttagcatcaaatttgaTATTTCCAAAAGGCTTGCAAACGACAACCCAGCGCTCCCACGAAATAATAGCCAAAGACCAGAGAGCTGTAATGCCTGGGAAGGAAGATCAGAAGAGGATACTAATAACTAATAACGAATAGCTCTGTtagatttgtttgtgtgtgtgtgtgaattataTGTAATCTATCATTACATTATAGGAATTCAGTTTATTTATGCAAAACAGCATCAATGGTTAGAAAGCTGAAATGGTTATACTGAAACCTTTACTAAATGTTCTGCCAGATGTCTCCTGGGATGCATGGGATTAATAGGGAAGCAACTCAGGGGCATGGAAAGAAAAGGAGCAGCATGATGGGTGATCTCTGAGGACAACAGGATTATAGGATGTGCTTATATTAGGGGGAAGAGGATAAAAGTATGACCTGGAGGAAAGGGATTGGGGTAAAAAGGGATTAATCAGAAAACATAATGAATAAGTACTTCTTACCACAAGCAGAGACAGTATAACCCTCCAAAACACACAAAGGATGACCGAGGATGAAATAGCCAAAGAACTGGTTGATGACACTGATGGTGCTAGCAATAACCGTTTCGCCCAAATCAGCTATAGCCAAGTTCACCAAAATCCAGTTGAGCGGATGCCGTAATTTCTTGAATTTGGCTGTGGCCACCAATACCAAACCATTGGTGAAGACCGAGGCAACGACAACAAAGATCATCCAGAGTGAAGTTATGTTGTAGACCCATCGCGGTGCAATATGATAATTTGGACCTTCGAACGGGTCTGTCAGAAGATGGACAAAGTTACATTTTAGAAGGATCTCAGCAAGCCTAACAGGGTGCTGGGCAAATCAATCAGGGATGCATTCTGCTAAAATAAGACAAAGTCCCTATTCTTGTAAATAATTCAAGAGTTCATCCATAGGAAAGTAGATACTTCTCTAGGACTTATAGTATACTAAGACCATCATCGTTACTCCCATCCTTCTACTGGGACCAATTTGGAGCCCTTCCTTATCCAGAACCGTTCCAGCGGCAACTAGCAAATTCCATTTGTGGGACCCCCTCTTCCGAAGGCATttaattgccaaggttgaagtcAGCTGGAGAAAAACCCACCTGGTcccacagagccgaggtggcgcagtggttaaatgcagcactgcaagctacttcagctgactgcagctctgcagttcggctgttcaaatctcaccggctcagggttaactcagccttccatccttccgaggtgggtaaaatgaggacccggattgttgttgggggcaatatgctgactctgtaaaccgcttagagagggctgaaagccctatgaagcggtatataagtctaactgctattgctattgctattgtaaaagTTTATCCTGTGAACCAACCTTAGCCTGCCCACCGACCCCAGTTCTGAGGCCCTTGCCAAACTCACCACGGGTATTGTTGCTGTTGGTGTAAGCAAATAATGAGTCCCTAGTGGTATCTTCATCATCGTGCTGCCGCCGAGCAGCAAATACCGCCACATTCGAGGCCTGTGTCATGGCCTTGGTTACTATATTCCCCCTCGTTTGCGCTTCGTGCCCTTC contains:
- the TEX28 gene encoding testis-specific protein TEX28, with the translated sequence MVDYNLTKEERSQQSEASTSQAPNVKEKLTVLDESRAENMGVDTKYTGSSSRSRRSSDASGTSQSSYRSPKDALRHRILHLSELLRVEKANREENLSTYVELVSKADRDKAPSIRQAFERINQRSSANIAHLEQRLQDCLVQLKKLEQKNFPPADNSSSSPPQTLKVSVAHPGPYNILRFRPTEAPLIEEGSIASSAENEPITEAASKQHLEEDAKKKLHELKSQIMELKDYHKALDNQRNMLEEAWKVDKKQIMEVLQEEKLRHYNLEIQVNDVVQLNLNEITNLKHDLACTEEKMVYQSYERSRDVWEVLDSYQTRLVKLEQQQQAQQQEAMEVPQASMYKLYGQLMNLLLTIAAIILVFFSTISAFIVPLLHTPMRAMSTLLVIVLITLAWNHFSDITESDWKTWLSSS
- the OPN1LW gene encoding long-wave-sensitive opsin 1; its protein translation is MTQASNVAVFAARRQHDDEDTTRDSLFAYTNSNNTRDPFEGPNYHIAPRWVYNITSLWMIFVVVASVFTNGLVLVATAKFKKLRHPLNWILVNLAIADLGETVIASTISVINQFFGYFILGHPLCVLEGYTVSACGITALWSLAIISWERWVVVCKPFGNIKFDAKMALGGIFFSWAWACTWTAPPIFGWSRYWPHGLKTSCGPDVFSGNEDPGVQSYMIVLMTTCCIFPLSVIIICYLQVWLAIRAVAAQQKESESTQKAEKEVSRMVVVMIIAYIVCWGPYTFFACFAAANPGYAFHPLTASVPAFFAKSATIYNPIIYVFMNRQFRNCIMQLFGKKVDDGSEVSTSRTEVSSASNSSVSPA